In Bacteroidota bacterium, the sequence CCTCATCGAATTCCCCTTTCAGATAGCGTTCAATAAGTTTATATCGCTGGATTTTCCCGCTGCTGGTCTTTGGTATTTCATTCGATTTTACAGGAACGAAGACATTTAACGTGAGAGCCAGGGTTTCCTGCATAAGTTGTTTCAGCCGGATAAATATACGCGCTGTATTTGAATTGGCTGTACCGACCAGGAAGACGATGATCTGGTCCTGGCCTTTTTTTTCATCAAAGGTTCCGCCAATCACGATCTTGCCATAGGGAATATCATCCATCCGGCAGGCAATGGCTTCCAGATCATGGGCATATAGGTTTTTTCCGCCAGCGAAGATGATATCTTTATATCTGCCGGTGATGTATAGGTTCCCTTTAAAAATAAAGCCCATATCTCCTGTTTTGAGCCATGGGCCAGCAAAAATGCCCGCAGTTGATTCAGGATCGTTGTAATAACCGGAGGTTACATTTTCGCCCCTTATCAGAACATGCCCGACCTTTGCTTCACTTACAGGTTTATTACTCTCATCAGCAATAATATATTCACAATGATTGATAGCATTGCCTACACTAACCAGTTCAATGGCATTTTTTTCATTTTCTCTAACTTTTTCAGCATGATATAGGTTTTGTAACTGAAAACGGTCGAAAGAGGTAATGAGCGGCTCATCATTTAAAGGCGAAAAGGAAACAGCCAGTGTTGCTTCGGCAAGGCCGTAAACCGGCATCATAGCTTTTTTTCGGAACCCATAAGGGGCGAGTTTATTCATGAACTCATTCATTATCCCTGTGGAAATGGGTTCTGCCCCGTTAAAAACAACTTTGACAGGTGACAGATCCCACTGGTCCGGTTGTTTTCTTTTCAAATGACGAATAACAAGGGCTTGTCCGAAGTTAGGACATCCTGTAACAGTGCCTTTCTTTTGGCTTAACATATCAAGCCATAGAAAAGGATTTTTGATAAAATCCACGGGATCGATATGGTATTGATTACAAGCCTGGATCATTATTGTGAAATGAAATCCGATAAGACCCATATCGTGGTACAACGGCATCCAGTTAACCATAACGTCTGCAGGAATGTGATCAAACCTGATCGAGATTGCGTCAATATTTTTTAGGAGGTTTTTATGGCTGAGCATA encodes:
- a CDS encoding AMP-binding protein, with the translated sequence MAQEDKLFNRLDTSHIQNIWEILENNVRHFPDNIIGFVKDDGAVHELSYRNLRDAALKLLGGLKKKGIRSGDKLILALNRNEETLPLLWACFAGNIIPTILQPPVSFSEMNPALEKIINVYKKLDEPFIVVSDETADKWELRSVPKSKIIKEGSVERIPSGIQTGPFIKTGLAFIQFSSGSTGDPKGIMLSHKNLLKNIDAISIRFDHIPADVMVNWMPLYHDMGLIGFHFTIMIQACNQYHIDPVDFIKNPFLWLDMLSQKKGTVTGCPNFGQALVIRHLKRKQPDQWDLSPVKVVFNGAEPISTGIMNEFMNKLAPYGFRKKAMMPVYGLAEATLAVSFSPLNDEPLITSFDRFQLQNLYHAEKVRENEKNAIELVSVGNAINHCEYIIADESNKPVSEAKVGHVLIRGENVTSGYYNDPESTAGIFAGPWLKTGDMGFIFKGNLYITGRYKDIIFAGGKNLYAHDLEAIACRMDDIPYGKIVIGGTFDEKKGQDQIIVFLVGTANSNTARIFIRLKQLMQETLALTLNVFVPVKSNEIPKTSSGKIQRYKLIERYLKGEFDEAIQKTRELIKENVKVQDDQNQH